A stretch of Saccharothrix texasensis DNA encodes these proteins:
- a CDS encoding Tex family protein: MTTAIHQRIAEELGVRAGQVSAAVDLLDGGSTVPFIARYRKEATGALDDTQLRTLEERLGYLRELEERRAAVLESVRSQGKLDEALEASILAADSKARLEDLYLPYKPKRRTKAQIAREQGLEPLAEGLLDDPTQDPQEVAKAFVTEEVADVAAALLGARAILVERFGEDGDLIGELRERMWTQGRLASKVREGKEEDGAKFADYFDFSEPFGKLPSHRILALLRGEKEEVLDLQFDPADEDEPTGYEARIASRFGVDDRGRPADRWLGDTVRWAWRTRILVHLGIDLRSRLRAFAEDEAVKVFASNLRDLLLAAPAGTRATMGLDPGFRTGVKVAVVDATGKVVDTDVIYPHVPANRWDESIAKLAVLARKHDVELISIGNGTASRETDKLAVELLKRHPELKLTKAVVSEAGASVYSASAFASAELPGMDVSLRGAVSIARRLQDPLAELVKIDPKSIGVGQYQHDLSETKLSKSLDAVVEDCVNAVGVDLNTASAPLLTRVSGITAGLAENIVQHRDSNGPFRSRRALKDVARLGPKAFEQCAGFLRIPNGDDPLDASSVHPEAYPVVRRMQERVGGEQLIGNTAVLKSLRPQEFVDDTFGLPTVTDILRELEKPGRDPRPAFKTATFAEGVEKIADLKPGMVLEGVVTNVAAFGAFVDVGVHQDGLVHISALSNTYVKDPRDVVKSGDVVRVKVLEVDIPRKRIGLTLRLEDEPGRKPPREQRDDRRGGDGQRGGQRNGGGQRGGGKPRQQERPPANGAMAEALRRAGLGGAK; this comes from the coding sequence GTGACCACAGCCATTCACCAGAGGATCGCCGAGGAGCTCGGGGTGCGGGCCGGGCAGGTCAGCGCCGCCGTCGACCTGCTCGACGGTGGTTCCACCGTCCCCTTCATCGCCCGCTACCGCAAGGAAGCGACCGGCGCGCTCGACGACACCCAGCTCCGCACGCTGGAGGAACGGCTGGGCTACCTGAGGGAGCTGGAGGAACGCCGGGCGGCTGTGCTCGAGTCCGTCCGGTCGCAGGGCAAGCTGGACGAGGCGCTGGAGGCCTCGATCCTGGCCGCCGACTCCAAGGCCCGCCTCGAAGACCTCTACCTGCCCTACAAGCCGAAGCGGCGGACCAAGGCGCAGATCGCGCGCGAGCAAGGCCTCGAACCGCTCGCCGAAGGCCTGCTGGACGACCCGACGCAGGACCCGCAGGAGGTGGCGAAGGCGTTCGTGACCGAGGAGGTCGCCGACGTCGCCGCCGCGCTGCTGGGCGCGCGGGCGATCCTGGTCGAGCGGTTCGGCGAGGACGGCGACCTCATCGGCGAGCTGCGCGAGCGCATGTGGACCCAGGGGCGGCTCGCGTCGAAGGTCCGGGAGGGCAAGGAGGAGGACGGGGCGAAGTTCGCCGACTACTTCGACTTCTCCGAGCCGTTCGGCAAGCTCCCCTCGCACCGCATCCTCGCGCTGCTGCGCGGCGAGAAGGAAGAGGTGCTGGACCTCCAGTTCGACCCGGCCGACGAGGACGAGCCCACCGGCTACGAAGCGCGCATCGCGTCCCGGTTCGGCGTGGACGACCGGGGCCGCCCGGCCGACCGCTGGCTCGGCGACACCGTGCGCTGGGCGTGGCGCACCCGCATCCTCGTGCACCTCGGCATCGACCTGCGGTCGCGGCTGCGGGCCTTCGCCGAGGACGAGGCCGTGAAGGTGTTCGCCTCGAACCTGCGCGACCTGCTGCTGGCCGCGCCCGCCGGCACCCGCGCCACGATGGGCCTGGACCCCGGTTTCCGCACCGGCGTCAAGGTGGCCGTGGTCGACGCGACCGGCAAGGTCGTCGACACGGACGTGATCTACCCGCACGTGCCCGCGAACCGCTGGGACGAGTCGATCGCCAAGCTGGCCGTGCTGGCGCGCAAGCACGACGTCGAGCTGATCTCCATCGGCAACGGCACCGCGTCGCGCGAGACCGACAAGCTGGCCGTCGAACTGCTCAAGCGGCACCCGGAGCTGAAGCTGACCAAGGCCGTGGTGTCGGAGGCGGGCGCGTCGGTGTACTCGGCGTCGGCGTTCGCGTCGGCCGAGCTGCCGGGCATGGACGTGTCGCTGCGCGGCGCGGTGTCCATCGCGCGGCGGTTGCAGGACCCGCTGGCCGAGCTGGTGAAGATCGACCCGAAGTCGATCGGCGTCGGCCAGTACCAGCACGACCTGTCCGAGACGAAGCTGTCGAAGTCGTTGGACGCGGTGGTCGAGGACTGCGTGAACGCGGTCGGCGTCGACCTGAACACCGCCTCCGCGCCGCTGCTGACCCGCGTCTCCGGCATCACCGCCGGGCTGGCCGAGAACATCGTGCAGCACCGCGACAGCAACGGCCCGTTCCGCTCGCGGCGCGCGTTGAAGGACGTGGCGCGGCTGGGACCGAAGGCGTTCGAGCAGTGCGCGGGCTTCCTGCGCATCCCGAACGGCGACGACCCGCTCGACGCCTCCTCCGTGCACCCCGAGGCGTACCCGGTGGTGCGGCGGATGCAGGAGCGCGTGGGCGGCGAGCAGCTGATCGGCAACACGGCGGTGCTGAAGTCGCTGCGCCCCCAGGAGTTCGTGGACGACACGTTCGGCCTGCCGACCGTCACCGACATCCTGCGCGAGCTGGAGAAGCCGGGCCGCGACCCGCGACCCGCGTTCAAGACGGCGACGTTCGCCGAAGGCGTGGAGAAGATCGCCGACCTCAAGCCCGGCATGGTGCTGGAGGGCGTGGTGACGAACGTGGCCGCGTTCGGCGCGTTCGTGGACGTCGGCGTGCACCAGGACGGCCTGGTGCACATCTCGGCGCTGTCCAACACCTACGTCAAGGACCCGCGTGACGTCGTCAAGTCCGGCGACGTGGTGCGGGTGAAGGTGCTGGAGGTCGACATCCCGCGCAAGCGGATCGGGTTGACGCTGCGGCTGGAGGACGAGCCGGGCCGCAAGCCGCCGCGCGAGCAGCGCGACGACCGGCGCGGCGGTGACGGCCAGCGCGGCGGGCAGCGCAACGGCGGTGGTCAGCGCGGTGGCGGCAAGCCGCGCCAGCAGGAGCGGCCGCCGGCGAACGGCGCGATGGCCGAGGCGCTGCGGCGCGCGGGGCTTGGCGGCGCGAAGTAG
- a CDS encoding NAD-dependent epimerase/dehydratase family protein, with translation MRVVVTGASGNVGTALRRVLAAAGDQVVGIARRIPVGSPGWVSCDVGAPAAEAVLSRAFAGADAVVHLAWAVQPTSGEPAMRRTNITGTAHVLRAAERAAVPHVVVLSSVAAYTPGAGPVDESWPCGGVPGSAYSAQKAELERMVAGRDGVAVLRPCAIVQPDAGGELGRWVLSPLLPGRVLGRRWLPVPLWRGLRAQVVHAEDVARAIRVVLARRAVGAFNVAADPPLGVRELAAVFGGFLVPVPLALVRAVAWSTWRLGLQPVHPGWLRVADQASLVDSSRMRALGWAPGHEPREALAAAVAAVAEGRGTWGPLAPRRVGRWRGLGFGRPVQQSQGDVR, from the coding sequence ATGAGGGTCGTCGTCACGGGTGCCAGCGGCAACGTGGGGACGGCCCTGCGCCGGGTGCTCGCCGCCGCGGGCGACCAGGTGGTCGGCATCGCGCGGCGGATACCCGTCGGATCACCCGGGTGGGTGAGCTGCGACGTGGGCGCGCCGGCCGCCGAAGCCGTGTTGAGCAGGGCCTTCGCCGGTGCGGACGCGGTGGTGCACCTGGCGTGGGCGGTGCAGCCCACGTCGGGTGAGCCCGCCATGCGGCGCACCAACATCACCGGCACCGCGCACGTGCTGCGCGCGGCCGAGCGCGCCGCGGTGCCGCACGTGGTGGTGCTGTCCTCGGTGGCGGCGTACACACCCGGCGCGGGACCGGTCGACGAGTCGTGGCCGTGCGGTGGGGTGCCCGGCAGCGCGTACAGCGCGCAGAAGGCCGAGCTGGAGCGCATGGTCGCCGGCCGGGACGGGGTGGCGGTGCTGCGGCCGTGCGCGATCGTGCAGCCGGACGCGGGCGGTGAGCTCGGCCGGTGGGTGCTGAGCCCGTTGCTGCCGGGCCGGGTGCTGGGCCGGCGGTGGCTGCCGGTGCCGTTGTGGCGGGGGTTGCGGGCGCAGGTCGTGCACGCGGAAGACGTGGCGCGGGCGATCCGGGTGGTGCTGGCGCGTCGCGCGGTGGGCGCGTTCAACGTCGCCGCCGACCCCCCGCTGGGCGTGCGCGAGCTGGCCGCGGTGTTCGGCGGGTTCCTGGTGCCGGTGCCGTTGGCGTTGGTGCGGGCGGTGGCGTGGTCGACGTGGCGGCTGGGCCTGCAACCCGTGCACCCGGGGTGGCTGCGGGTGGCGGACCAGGCGTCCCTTGTGGACAGTTCACGGATGCGGGCGCTGGGGTGGGCGCCCGGGCACGAGCCGCGCGAGGCGTTGGCGGCGGCGGTCGCGGCGGTCGCGGAAGGACGCGGCACGTGGGGTCCCCTCGCGCCGCGTCGGGTGGGGCGGTGGCGGGGGTTGGGGTTCGGTCGTCCGGTGCAGCAGAGCCAGGGAGACGTGCGTTGA
- a CDS encoding phytoene desaturase family protein, giving the protein MSDVVDAVVIGSGPNGLVAANLLADAGWDVLVLEAADEPGGAVRTAELTEPGFRHDLFSAFYPLGAASPVISGLGLERHGLRWRRAPEVLAHVLPDDRAAVLSQDVDRTAASVDAFAAGDGDAWRAEYALWQRVRSELVEALMRPFPPVRAGAGLAGALGAGGTLRFARSFLQSVRAFGDERFSGEGAPLLMAGNAMHTDLGPDQAGGAAFGWLLSMLAQDVGYPVPEGGAGALTGALVRRLGGVVECGRAVDRVVVAGGRALGVRDAEGGYVRARKAVLADVPAPTLYLGLVGAEHLPSRLVSDLGAFEWDDATIKVDWALDGPVPWTAEGARGAGTVHLGGDFNGLAMFNAEIACGRVPRTPFVIMGQMTTTDPTRSPAGTETAWAYTHVPRGERWSADRLRRRADRVEQLVEEHAPGFRDLIRARVVHGPSDLEGRNPSLVGGSINSGTAAIHQQLVFRPVPGLGRADTPVDRLYLTSASAHPGGGVHGAAGANAARAALARNALAGDFYHLFLRTLHHHLY; this is encoded by the coding sequence TTGAGCGATGTCGTGGACGCGGTGGTCATCGGTTCCGGCCCGAACGGGCTGGTGGCGGCCAACCTGTTGGCCGATGCCGGGTGGGACGTGCTGGTGCTGGAAGCCGCCGACGAGCCAGGCGGTGCGGTGCGGACCGCGGAGTTGACCGAGCCGGGGTTCCGGCACGACCTGTTCAGCGCGTTCTACCCGCTGGGCGCGGCGTCACCGGTGATCTCCGGGCTGGGCCTGGAACGGCACGGGTTGCGGTGGCGGCGGGCACCCGAAGTGCTGGCGCACGTGCTGCCGGACGACCGGGCCGCGGTGCTGTCGCAGGACGTCGACCGGACGGCCGCGTCGGTCGACGCGTTCGCGGCGGGCGACGGCGACGCCTGGCGGGCCGAGTACGCGTTGTGGCAGCGGGTCCGGTCGGAACTGGTCGAGGCGCTGATGCGGCCGTTCCCGCCCGTGCGGGCCGGCGCCGGGTTGGCGGGGGCGCTGGGCGCGGGCGGGACGTTGCGGTTCGCGCGGTCGTTCCTGCAGTCGGTGCGGGCGTTCGGGGACGAGCGGTTCTCCGGCGAGGGCGCGCCGCTGCTGATGGCGGGCAACGCGATGCACACCGACCTGGGACCGGACCAGGCGGGCGGCGCCGCGTTCGGGTGGCTGCTGTCGATGTTGGCGCAGGACGTCGGGTACCCGGTGCCGGAAGGCGGGGCCGGCGCGTTGACGGGCGCGCTCGTGCGGCGGCTGGGCGGTGTCGTGGAGTGCGGTCGGGCGGTGGACCGGGTCGTGGTGGCCGGCGGCCGTGCGCTCGGGGTGCGTGACGCCGAAGGCGGATACGTGCGGGCGCGCAAGGCGGTGCTGGCGGACGTTCCCGCGCCGACGCTGTACCTCGGGTTGGTGGGGGCGGAGCACCTGCCGTCGCGGCTGGTGTCGGACCTGGGCGCGTTCGAGTGGGACGACGCGACGATCAAGGTGGACTGGGCGCTGGACGGGCCGGTGCCGTGGACGGCGGAAGGGGCGCGAGGCGCCGGGACCGTCCACTTGGGAGGGGACTTCAACGGGCTGGCCATGTTCAACGCGGAGATCGCGTGCGGGCGGGTGCCGCGGACCCCGTTCGTGATCATGGGGCAGATGACGACGACGGACCCCACCCGGTCACCGGCGGGCACGGAGACCGCTTGGGCCTACACGCACGTGCCGCGGGGTGAGCGGTGGTCCGCCGACCGGTTGCGGCGGCGTGCCGACCGGGTCGAGCAGCTGGTCGAGGAGCACGCGCCGGGCTTCCGCGACCTGATCCGGGCGCGCGTGGTGCACGGGCCGTCCGACCTGGAGGGCCGCAACCCCAGCCTGGTCGGCGGTTCGATCAACTCGGGCACGGCGGCGATCCACCAGCAGCTGGTGTTCCGGCCCGTGCCGGGCCTGGGCCGTGCCGACACCCCCGTCGACCGCCTGTACCTGACGTCCGCCTCGGCGCACCCCGGCGGCGGCGTCCACGGAGCCGCCGGCGCCAACGCCGCCCGTGCCGCCCTGGCCCGCAACGCCCTGGCCGGCGACTTCTACCACCTCTTCCTCCGCACCCTCCACCACCACCTCTACTAA
- a CDS encoding SRPBCC family protein has product MIEVRMVVPTSVEQVFAVLADGWSYAGWVVGAAHIREVDAGWPGTGTRIHHSVGAWPVAVQDVTTVLDVDPPRMLELEARLWPLGAARIRFDLKATSDGCEVTMLEEAIKGPLSLLPAPAQSLFLVPRNRETLTRLSAQSTRKPT; this is encoded by the coding sequence ATGATCGAGGTGCGCATGGTGGTGCCCACGTCCGTGGAGCAGGTGTTCGCGGTGCTGGCCGACGGCTGGTCCTACGCGGGGTGGGTGGTGGGCGCCGCGCACATCCGCGAGGTGGACGCGGGGTGGCCGGGCACCGGCACGCGCATCCACCACAGCGTCGGCGCGTGGCCGGTGGCGGTGCAGGACGTGACCACGGTCCTGGACGTCGACCCGCCCCGGATGCTGGAGCTGGAGGCCCGCCTGTGGCCGTTGGGCGCGGCCCGCATCCGCTTCGACCTGAAGGCCACTTCGGACGGCTGCGAGGTCACCATGCTCGAAGAGGCGATCAAGGGCCCGCTCTCCCTGCTGCCCGCCCCGGCCCAGTCGCTCTTCCTCGTCCCCCGCAACCGCGAGACCCTGACCCGCCTCTCCGCCCAATCCACCCGCAAACCCACCTGA
- a CDS encoding ABC transporter substrate-binding protein, with product MRNLVVGSTVLAVLAAGCGAAERPPVKAGPGVTDDTISLGVLTDMTGPFSATSLIRIKGYELFLGELNERGGICGREVELKQADHGYDVDRALQAYFELEPQVLGFIDVTGTPMTEAIEPDLMQTRAIAAPASWSASLLGNPHMVIVGTTYDLDVINGLDHVKRSGLIGAGDTIGHIHVDSDYGLNALEGSAFAAGQWGMELIAKSVSETADVAAQVGELRAAGAKAVFLSTSPQQTATAVATAERLGWDVPFLVNAVGYDPSILQTPAAAAVVERVQVVSPIAPFATDLPGPRAVAEAFTRKFPDLEPTGSVDHGYVIGMAFAAILEKACGERDLTRDGVLRAFQDTNEVDTRSLTGQLRFSLVGRPSATQSYIARPDPATPGGLAVVADLFESDLVKLKGTRAK from the coding sequence GTGCGCAACCTCGTCGTCGGATCCACCGTGCTCGCGGTGCTGGCCGCCGGCTGCGGCGCGGCGGAACGACCACCGGTCAAGGCAGGCCCCGGCGTCACCGACGACACCATCTCGCTCGGCGTGCTCACCGACATGACGGGACCGTTCTCGGCCACGTCGCTCATCCGGATCAAGGGCTACGAGCTGTTCCTGGGCGAGCTGAACGAGCGCGGCGGCATCTGCGGGCGCGAGGTCGAGCTCAAGCAGGCCGACCACGGCTACGACGTCGACCGGGCGTTGCAGGCGTACTTCGAGCTGGAGCCGCAGGTGCTCGGGTTCATCGACGTCACCGGCACGCCGATGACCGAGGCCATCGAGCCGGACCTGATGCAGACCCGCGCCATCGCCGCGCCCGCGTCGTGGTCGGCGAGCCTGCTCGGCAACCCGCACATGGTCATCGTCGGCACGACCTACGACCTCGACGTGATCAACGGGCTGGACCACGTCAAGCGCTCGGGCCTGATCGGCGCCGGGGACACCATCGGGCACATCCACGTCGACAGCGACTACGGGCTCAACGCGCTGGAGGGCAGCGCGTTCGCCGCCGGGCAGTGGGGCATGGAGCTGATCGCGAAGAGCGTCTCGGAGACCGCGGACGTCGCCGCGCAGGTCGGCGAGCTGCGCGCGGCGGGGGCGAAGGCGGTGTTCCTGAGCACGTCGCCGCAGCAGACCGCGACCGCCGTCGCCACCGCCGAACGGCTCGGCTGGGACGTGCCGTTCCTGGTGAACGCGGTGGGCTACGACCCGTCGATCCTGCAGACGCCCGCGGCGGCGGCCGTGGTCGAACGGGTGCAGGTGGTGTCGCCGATCGCGCCGTTCGCCACCGACCTGCCGGGGCCGCGCGCCGTGGCGGAGGCGTTCACGCGCAAGTTCCCGGACCTGGAGCCGACCGGGTCGGTGGACCACGGGTACGTCATCGGGATGGCGTTCGCGGCGATCCTGGAGAAGGCGTGCGGCGAGCGCGACCTGACGCGTGACGGGGTGCTGCGGGCGTTCCAGGACACCAACGAGGTGGACACCCGGAGCCTGACCGGGCAGCTGCGGTTCTCCCTGGTGGGGCGGCCGTCGGCGACGCAGTCCTACATCGCGCGCCCCGACCCGGCGACACCCGGCGGGCTGGCCGTCGTCGCCGACCTGTTCGAGTCGGACCTGGTGAAGCTCAAGGGCACGCGCGCGAAGTAG
- a CDS encoding helix-turn-helix transcriptional regulator produces MTPPRTTSPVLVGRGEELAALVDAVTSQPSVVLVAGEAGVGKSRLVRELLGRPELRPLRVLTGCCQPLREPFPYGAVLDALRTVGGYLSRVSLSPVTGVLRPLLPELTGHLPQPPERPDDPRHERHHLFRAVRELLAALGPVLLVVEDLHWADDGCRHLLRFLMADPPPNLTTLVTYRREDAPGGMPLGSAYRPPAGVASALVELGPLDVGQVHDLAAAILDVDAVPAEFAARLRERTAGIPFVVEEMLRALRDPDWRLLDAVEVPALLRDAMAERLARLPVTGRRIAEAAAVLGVPATEQLLAEVGAVAPDRAGAALTHALHSGVLHETDVRYGFRHALAQQAVYDTLTGPERQRLHLRALRALDHATPRPFMQLAEHSRRAGLLPDWLRHGEAAADRALEVGDPATATHLYQRLLDEASLTPADVDRLAVKLGQVARGGLDQRDPRATLERLLDDHRLSTAARGEVRLNLGFLLIRQFDGPKHGRVVFERAIGELAARPDLAMGARAVLAQPFVGATPLAEHLRWMREVEAFIDSCEDDEVRFALLANQLGSRMCTGDHAVMSRLDRLPDTAADVAVRRHLARAHCNLADAFALIGHFDLARDFLDRGLRLTVGAGVPFTEGTGQSTRVHLDWYRGDWGTLQDRATRLLEEYRELLPVAGEINLVLGCLAVARGDWEAAERHLADSGVRSVENSITPVALGGFAALTRMWSDRGDLARACAEADRGLELARRKGVWAWLGELAPAAVDAYRAAGRLEDAVKLVEELDAGLVDRDAPLAHVALKACRALLAPPDEPWLLEDARRAADELGLRYYSAVLSERIALAALERGDDDAVVALGEVAARFDSLGASRDAARCRHLVRGAGVATPSRRGRRGYGNALSPREQDVARLLAQGRTNREIADVLFLSPRTVEQHVARVLRKLGVASRAELLA; encoded by the coding sequence ATGACGCCACCGCGAACCACTTCACCCGTCCTGGTGGGCCGGGGCGAAGAGCTGGCCGCGCTGGTGGACGCCGTCACGTCCCAGCCGTCCGTGGTGCTGGTGGCGGGCGAGGCCGGTGTCGGCAAGAGCAGGCTGGTGCGGGAGCTGCTCGGCCGGCCGGAGTTGCGGCCGCTGCGCGTGCTGACCGGGTGCTGCCAGCCGCTGCGCGAGCCGTTCCCGTACGGGGCGGTGCTCGACGCGTTGCGCACCGTGGGCGGGTACCTGAGCCGGGTGTCGCTGAGCCCGGTGACCGGGGTGCTGAGACCCCTGCTGCCGGAGCTGACCGGCCACCTGCCCCAGCCGCCCGAACGCCCCGACGACCCCCGGCACGAGCGCCACCACCTGTTCCGCGCGGTGCGCGAGCTGCTCGCCGCCCTGGGACCCGTCCTGCTGGTGGTCGAGGACCTGCACTGGGCCGACGACGGGTGCCGTCACCTGCTGCGGTTCCTGATGGCCGACCCACCGCCGAACCTGACCACCCTGGTCACCTACCGGCGTGAGGACGCGCCCGGCGGGATGCCGCTGGGCAGCGCCTACCGCCCGCCCGCCGGGGTGGCGTCCGCGCTGGTGGAGCTGGGCCCGCTGGACGTCGGCCAGGTGCACGACCTCGCCGCCGCGATCCTCGACGTGGACGCCGTGCCCGCCGAGTTCGCCGCCCGGCTGCGCGAGCGCACGGCCGGCATCCCGTTCGTGGTCGAGGAGATGCTGCGGGCGTTGCGCGACCCGGACTGGCGCCTGCTGGACGCGGTCGAGGTGCCGGCGCTGCTGCGCGACGCGATGGCCGAACGCCTGGCCCGGTTGCCGGTCACGGGCCGGCGCATCGCCGAGGCCGCCGCCGTGCTGGGCGTGCCCGCCACCGAGCAGCTCCTCGCCGAGGTCGGCGCCGTGGCGCCCGACCGGGCCGGCGCCGCGCTCACCCACGCCCTGCACAGCGGCGTGCTGCACGAGACGGACGTCCGCTACGGCTTCCGCCACGCCCTCGCCCAGCAGGCCGTCTACGACACGCTCACCGGTCCCGAACGCCAACGCCTGCACCTGCGCGCGCTGCGCGCCCTCGACCACGCCACGCCGCGCCCGTTCATGCAGCTGGCCGAGCACAGCCGCCGCGCCGGGCTCCTGCCCGACTGGCTGCGGCACGGCGAGGCCGCCGCGGACCGGGCGCTTGAGGTGGGCGACCCGGCCACCGCCACCCACCTCTACCAGCGGCTGCTGGACGAGGCGTCGCTCACGCCCGCCGACGTGGACCGGCTCGCCGTCAAGCTCGGCCAGGTCGCCCGGGGCGGTCTCGACCAGCGCGACCCGCGGGCCACGCTGGAACGGCTCCTCGACGACCACCGGCTGTCCACGGCCGCGCGCGGCGAGGTGCGGCTGAACCTCGGCTTCCTGCTGATCCGCCAGTTCGACGGGCCGAAGCACGGCCGCGTCGTCTTCGAGCGCGCCATCGGGGAGCTGGCCGCGCGCCCCGACCTGGCGATGGGCGCGCGGGCCGTGCTCGCCCAGCCGTTCGTCGGCGCCACGCCGTTGGCCGAGCACCTGCGCTGGATGCGCGAGGTGGAGGCGTTCATCGACTCGTGCGAGGACGACGAGGTGCGGTTCGCGCTGCTGGCGAACCAGCTCGGCTCGCGGATGTGCACCGGCGACCACGCCGTGATGTCGCGGCTGGACCGGTTGCCCGACACGGCGGCGGACGTGGCGGTGCGGCGGCACCTGGCGCGGGCGCACTGCAACCTGGCCGACGCGTTCGCCCTGATCGGGCACTTCGACCTGGCGCGGGACTTCCTCGACCGCGGCCTGCGGCTGACCGTCGGCGCGGGCGTGCCGTTCACCGAGGGCACCGGCCAGTCCACCCGCGTCCACCTCGACTGGTACCGCGGCGACTGGGGCACGCTCCAGGACCGGGCCACGCGGCTGCTGGAGGAGTACCGGGAGCTGCTGCCGGTCGCCGGGGAGATCAACCTGGTGCTGGGGTGCCTGGCGGTGGCGCGCGGCGACTGGGAGGCGGCCGAGCGGCACCTGGCGGACAGCGGCGTGCGGTCGGTGGAGAACTCGATCACGCCGGTGGCGCTGGGCGGTTTCGCCGCGCTGACCAGGATGTGGTCGGACCGCGGCGACCTGGCGCGGGCGTGCGCCGAGGCGGACCGGGGGCTGGAGCTGGCCCGGCGCAAGGGCGTGTGGGCGTGGCTCGGCGAGCTGGCGCCGGCCGCGGTGGACGCCTACCGCGCCGCCGGGCGGCTGGAGGACGCGGTCAAGCTGGTGGAGGAGCTGGACGCGGGACTGGTCGACCGGGACGCGCCGCTGGCGCACGTGGCGTTGAAGGCGTGCCGGGCGTTGCTGGCGCCGCCGGACGAGCCGTGGCTGCTGGAGGACGCCCGCCGGGCCGCCGACGAGCTGGGGCTGCGGTACTACTCGGCGGTGCTGTCGGAGCGGATCGCGCTGGCGGCGTTGGAGCGCGGTGACGACGACGCGGTGGTCGCGCTGGGCGAGGTGGCGGCGCGGTTCGACTCCCTGGGCGCGAGCCGTGACGCGGCGCGGTGCCGGCACCTGGTGCGCGGCGCGGGCGTGGCGACACCGTCGCGGCGCGGCAGGCGCGGGTACGGCAACGCGTTGTCGCCGCGCGAGCAGGACGTGGCGCGGCTCCTGGCCCAGGGGCGCACGAACCGCGAGATCGCCGACGTGCTGTTCCTGTCGCCGCGCACGGTGGAGCAGCACGTGGCACGGGTGCTGCGCAAGCTCGGCGTGGCGTCGCGGGCGGAGCTGCTGGCCTGA
- a CDS encoding LuxR C-terminal-related transcriptional regulator: protein MAFAVELTFRDARQVRRSIHLAHREYWRPLAEQGVLVGTGPWADGSGVLLIVQVPDDAAARDLVRGDPYVRSQSIAEVRIRQWHVLLGVPEGERVPGIVRPRDGQSAEARSREPLTPHEHRIALMMLEGMTNRQIAEHFSVSTRAVELHITRIYRKLDIGRRAQLAAAMPWGQRSYL from the coding sequence GTGGCTTTCGCCGTTGAGTTGACATTTCGTGATGCGCGCCAGGTGCGGAGATCCATTCATCTCGCACACCGGGAATATTGGCGTCCGCTCGCCGAGCAGGGTGTGCTCGTCGGAACCGGCCCTTGGGCCGACGGTTCCGGCGTGCTGCTCATCGTGCAGGTGCCCGACGACGCCGCGGCCCGGGACCTGGTGCGCGGTGACCCGTACGTGCGATCGCAGTCGATCGCAGAGGTGCGCATACGCCAGTGGCACGTGCTGCTGGGTGTGCCGGAAGGTGAGCGCGTGCCGGGCATCGTCCGGCCGCGCGATGGGCAGAGCGCCGAGGCGCGCTCGCGCGAGCCGTTGACGCCGCACGAGCACCGGATCGCGCTGATGATGTTGGAGGGGATGACGAACCGGCAGATCGCCGAGCACTTCTCGGTGTCGACCCGGGCCGTCGAACTCCACATCACCCGCATCTACCGCAAGCTCGACATCGGCAGGCGGGCGCAGCTCGCCGCGGCGATGCCGTGGGGCCAGCGCTCGTACCTCTAG
- a CDS encoding GNAT family N-acetyltransferase has translation MSSWTVQPEPVDSPTAVAVIRTYLAEIIGRYYGRPATPAEVDRAIADDPTDDLVRFFVGRRAGAVRGCVGFRLVDRETAEMKRMFVDPTARGTGGGAALLAAVEEAAVSFGAAAIRLDTRTDLVEARALYARHGYREVSAFNDDRYAEHWFEKRL, from the coding sequence ATGAGTTCCTGGACCGTTCAGCCCGAACCGGTTGACAGCCCGACCGCCGTGGCGGTGATCCGCACCTACCTGGCCGAGATCATCGGGCGCTACTACGGCCGGCCCGCCACGCCCGCGGAGGTCGACCGGGCGATCGCCGACGACCCGACCGACGACCTGGTCCGGTTCTTCGTCGGCCGCCGCGCCGGGGCGGTGCGAGGATGCGTCGGGTTCCGCCTGGTAGACCGCGAAACGGCGGAGATGAAGCGGATGTTCGTCGATCCGACGGCTAGGGGCACCGGCGGCGGCGCGGCGCTGCTCGCGGCGGTCGAGGAAGCGGCCGTCTCATTTGGTGCCGCGGCCATTCGCCTCGACACCCGTACTGACCTGGTCGAAGCGCGGGCGTTGTACGCGCGGCACGGCTACCGTGAGGTGTCGGCGTTCAACGACGACCGCTATGCGGAGCACTGGTTCGAAAAGCGGCTATAG